A stretch of the Candidatus Goldiibacteriota bacterium genome encodes the following:
- the rpsB gene encoding 30S ribosomal protein S2 — MPQITMKALLESGVHFGHQTKRWNPKMKPYIFAARNGIYIIDLQKTLKYTKEASQYLRTIVRNGEKVIFVGTKKQAKDAIKEEAIRCGMPYIASRWLGGILTNFTTIKTRVARLKQLEDMEATGYINRYPVKEKMNMIKEMKKLQNNLGGLKDMNELPGALFIIDVKREENAVREGNRLGVPVVAVVDTNCDPDGIDKIIPGNDDAIRAVRLMCKIMADTIIEEKVAMEKEKEVAMQKEESEKTKEQSVEGMENAAEVAAAAADNTNYAEVFKDKPEGAK, encoded by the coding sequence ATGCCACAGATTACCATGAAAGCCCTGCTTGAATCAGGCGTCCATTTCGGACACCAGACCAAAAGATGGAACCCAAAGATGAAACCTTATATCTTTGCCGCAAGGAACGGGATTTACATCATTGACCTTCAGAAGACCTTAAAGTACACCAAGGAAGCTTCACAGTACTTAAGGACCATCGTCAGGAACGGCGAAAAAGTTATATTTGTCGGCACCAAAAAACAGGCCAAAGACGCCATCAAAGAAGAAGCCATACGCTGCGGAATGCCTTACATTGCGTCACGCTGGCTTGGCGGAATTCTTACCAACTTTACCACAATCAAAACCAGGGTGGCCCGTTTAAAACAGCTTGAAGATATGGAAGCAACCGGTTACATCAACCGCTATCCGGTAAAAGAAAAAATGAACATGATTAAAGAAATGAAAAAGCTGCAGAATAACCTTGGCGGCTTAAAGGATATGAACGAACTTCCCGGAGCGCTTTTCATCATAGACGTAAAAAGGGAAGAAAATGCCGTACGCGAAGGCAACAGGCTTGGAGTTCCGGTAGTGGCTGTTGTTGACACAAACTGCGACCCTGACGGAATAGACAAAATAATCCCCGGTAATGACGACGCTATAAGGGCTGTAAGGCTTATGTGTAAGATTATGGCTGATACCATTATTGAAGAAAAAGTGGCTATGGAAAAAGAAAAAGAAGTGGCAATGCAGAAGGAAGAATCAGAAAAAACAAAAGAACAGTCTGTTGAAGGAATGGAAAACGCGGCGGAAGTTGCTGCTGCTGCGGCTGATAACACGAATTACGCTGAAGTATTTAAAGATAAGCCGGAAGGCGCAAAGTAG
- the tsf gene encoding translation elongation factor Ts yields MAEVTTELVKELREKTGAGIGDCRKALMECEGDIEKAGEWLREKGIASAGKRAGKSANQGLIFSYIHGEGKVGVLLEVNCETDFVARTEDFKDLCKDIAMQIAAMNPLYVRREEVPLEVIEKEKEIYTAQMAETKKPANIIEKIVLGKLDKYFSEVCLLEQLFVKDDTKNVDTLVKEKIGKIGENISVKRFARFVLGENV; encoded by the coding sequence ATGGCAGAAGTGACAACTGAACTGGTAAAAGAATTAAGGGAAAAAACAGGCGCCGGCATCGGCGACTGCCGCAAGGCTCTTATGGAATGCGAAGGCGATATTGAAAAAGCAGGCGAGTGGCTGCGTGAAAAAGGAATTGCGTCTGCCGGTAAAAGGGCGGGAAAATCAGCTAATCAGGGGCTGATATTCAGCTACATCCACGGCGAAGGAAAAGTGGGTGTGCTGCTTGAAGTGAACTGCGAAACAGATTTTGTGGCAAGGACAGAAGATTTCAAGGACCTGTGCAAAGATATAGCAATGCAGATAGCGGCAATGAATCCGCTTTATGTAAGGCGTGAAGAAGTGCCTCTTGAAGTCATTGAGAAAGAAAAAGAAATATATACGGCACAGATGGCGGAAACAAAAAAGCCGGCTAATATCATTGAAAAGATTGTGCTTGGAAAACTGGACAAATATTTCAGCGAAGTATGCCTGCTGGAACAGCTTTTTGTGAAAGACGACACCAAAAATGTTGATACGCTTGTTAAGGAAAAAATAGGTAAAATCGGCGAAAATATCTCTGTTAAAAGGTTCGCCAGGTTTGTACTTGGAGAAAATGTTTAA
- a CDS encoding UMP kinase: MAKKAKSGGKNYKRIMLKISGEALAGDKSSGIDYETIHRIASEIKEVQKMGVQIGVVIGGGNIFRGGRGKIKIDRVVGDYMGMLATIINAMAVQDILEHMGVQTRVLTAIEMKQIAEPYIRRRAMRHLEKGRVVIFAGGTGNPYFTTDTAAALRGIEIGAEVFLKATKVSGVYSGDPMTDKNAKRYTALKYMDVLSKNLKVIDSTAISLCMENNIPLVIFNMKEKGNVKKVVQKKNIGTTIS, translated from the coding sequence ATGGCTAAAAAGGCAAAATCCGGCGGGAAAAACTACAAACGCATAATGCTGAAAATAAGCGGCGAAGCTTTAGCCGGGGACAAAAGCAGCGGAATTGACTATGAAACAATTCACAGGATTGCTTCAGAGATAAAAGAAGTTCAGAAAATGGGAGTTCAGATAGGCGTGGTAATAGGCGGCGGAAACATTTTCCGGGGCGGCAGGGGAAAGATAAAGATAGACAGGGTGGTAGGCGATTACATGGGGATGCTTGCCACAATCATAAACGCTATGGCTGTGCAGGATATTTTAGAGCACATGGGCGTTCAGACAAGGGTTTTAACGGCAATTGAAATGAAACAGATAGCGGAACCCTATATCAGAAGAAGGGCTATGAGGCACCTTGAAAAAGGGCGGGTGGTTATTTTCGCGGGCGGCACAGGAAACCCCTATTTTACAACCGATACCGCCGCGGCTTTAAGGGGAATTGAAATAGGCGCGGAAGTTTTTTTAAAAGCCACAAAGGTTTCCGGCGTTTACAGCGGCGACCCAATGACTGATAAAAATGCCAAACGTTATACAGCTTTAAAATATATGGATGTGTTAAGCAAGAATTTAAAAGTAATAGATTCTACGGCGATATCGCTTTGCATGGAAAATAATATACCGCTGGTTATATTTAACATGAAGGAAAAGGGGAACGTAAAGAAAGTTGTGCAGAAGAAAAACATAGGCACAACCATTAGCTAA
- the frr gene encoding ribosome recycling factor produces the protein MNQIFAECESKMKKTTEHFIKELGSLRTGRASTSVLDGIKVPYYGNEMPINQVASMAVIEAKTIDIKPWDKGALSEIEKAILASNLGVSVTNTGDSLKVRFPELTEETRKDMVKKVKKMAEETKVDVRNIRRDANEKAKEKEKNKEVSEDELKNAEGKIQKITDKAIADIDHIAKQKEEELMKI, from the coding sequence ATGAACCAGATATTCGCGGAATGCGAAAGCAAAATGAAAAAAACCACGGAACATTTTATCAAGGAACTTGGGTCATTAAGGACGGGCAGGGCAAGTACTTCCGTGCTTGACGGAATAAAGGTTCCCTATTATGGAAATGAAATGCCGATAAATCAGGTTGCAAGTATGGCTGTCATAGAAGCCAAGACAATAGATATTAAGCCCTGGGACAAAGGGGCTTTGTCAGAAATAGAAAAAGCTATATTGGCATCCAACCTGGGAGTTTCTGTCACAAATACCGGCGATTCGCTTAAAGTAAGATTTCCTGAATTAACCGAAGAAACAAGGAAAGACATGGTAAAAAAAGTAAAAAAAATGGCCGAAGAGACAAAGGTGGACGTAAGAAACATACGCCGTGACGCGAATGAAAAAGCAAAAGAAAAAGAAAAAAATAAAGAAGTGTCAGAAGACGAATTAAAAAACGCGGAAGGCAAAATTCAGAAGATAACCGATAAAGCCATAGCGGATATTGACCACATAGCCAAACAAAAAGAAGAAGAATTAATGAAGATTTAA
- a CDS encoding isoprenyl transferase, with protein sequence MNEDLRINIVDKNRLPVHIAVIMDGNGRWAKKRGLPRIMGHKEGAESVRVITETCAQIGIKYLTFYAFSTENWKRPKPEVKFLMSMLDSYLKRERKTIMKNNIRFKSIGDRKKLPSVVIKKINALEKESLKNTGLTMILALNYGSRDEIKKAFIKIAKKVKTGEVKPSDITEKMIEENLYTKNIPDPDLMIRTSGEMRISNFLLWQLAYSELYVTGTLWPDFRKKELIAAIEEYQKRDRRFGGLTNG encoded by the coding sequence ATTAATGAAGATTTAAGGATAAATATTGTGGATAAAAACCGCCTGCCGGTTCACATTGCCGTTATTATGGACGGCAATGGAAGATGGGCAAAAAAAAGGGGACTGCCCAGAATAATGGGGCACAAAGAGGGAGCGGAATCCGTAAGGGTGATTACGGAGACGTGCGCGCAAATAGGGATAAAATACCTTACCTTCTACGCTTTTTCCACAGAAAACTGGAAGCGCCCAAAACCTGAAGTGAAATTTTTAATGTCAATGCTTGATTCTTATCTAAAGCGCGAACGCAAAACTATTATGAAAAATAATATACGGTTTAAATCAATCGGAGACAGAAAAAAACTGCCTTCTGTTGTAATAAAAAAGATAAACGCGCTTGAAAAAGAATCCTTAAAAAATACCGGCCTTACTATGATATTGGCTTTAAACTACGGCTCCCGTGACGAGATTAAAAAGGCTTTTATTAAGATAGCAAAAAAGGTTAAAACAGGCGAAGTTAAACCTTCTGATATAACCGAAAAAATGATAGAAGAAAACCTTTACACAAAAAACATACCTGACCCGGACCTGATGATAAGGACAAGCGGAGAGATGAGAATAAGTAATTTCTTATTGTGGCAGCTTGCTTATTCGGAACTGTACGTGACCGGCACTCTGTGGCCGGATTTCAGAAAAAAAGAACTTATCGCGGCTATTGAAGAATATCAAAAACGCGACAGAAGGTTCGGAGGGCTTACAAATGGTTAA
- a CDS encoding CDP-archaeol synthase: MVKRIIISLIILPVFVFLIFYPNPYFFVALNIIALTMALNELYVMLENKGDKNFRLTGLAISFVVLALITMQMEKSYVFFASALFIMGLFFMVVLKKDVEGLPRVFNTLGPVFYITILGSFGILLRFIEPGGSWWVFLLGLLTLTYDGGAYFVGSSIGKHKLIPELSPGKTIEGCIGGVIVNVIVAAVVSLTVLPKGFIAIHHVMILAVILSFTGQVGDIAESVIKRYAGVKNSSDLLPEHGGALDKIDSMMFNAPVLYFYIKTFLM, encoded by the coding sequence ATGGTTAAAAGAATTATAATCTCGCTTATTATTCTTCCGGTATTTGTTTTTCTTATTTTCTATCCGAATCCTTATTTTTTTGTCGCGCTTAACATTATCGCGCTTACTATGGCGTTAAACGAACTGTACGTGATGCTTGAAAATAAAGGGGATAAAAATTTCAGGCTTACAGGGCTTGCGATTTCTTTTGTGGTTCTTGCTTTAATTACCATGCAGATGGAAAAGTCCTACGTATTTTTTGCTTCCGCGCTTTTTATAATGGGTCTGTTCTTTATGGTGGTTTTAAAAAAAGATGTTGAAGGCCTTCCCAGAGTATTTAATACTCTTGGGCCTGTGTTTTATATTACAATTCTTGGTTCGTTTGGGATTTTGTTAAGGTTTATAGAACCGGGAGGCAGCTGGTGGGTATTCCTTCTTGGACTTTTAACGCTTACCTATGACGGAGGAGCGTATTTCGTGGGGTCTTCAATCGGAAAGCATAAACTTATACCTGAACTGTCGCCGGGCAAAACAATTGAAGGGTGCATAGGCGGAGTCATAGTAAATGTAATTGTGGCGGCAGTTGTTTCCTTAACTGTGCTGCCAAAAGGGTTTATTGCGATACACCACGTTATGATACTTGCTGTTATATTATCTTTCACCGGACAGGTAGGCGATATCGCGGAATCGGTAATTAAAAGATACGCGGGCGTAAAAAATTCATCCGATTTACTGCCTGAACACGGGGGGGCCCTTGATAAAATTGACTCTATGATGTTCAATGCCCCGGTATTATATTTTTACATAAAAACTTTTCTGATGTAA
- a CDS encoding 1-deoxy-D-xylulose-5-phosphate reductoisomerase codes for MKKIAILGSTGSIGKSALELFDGPLSDYKVIALSANDNAREMLKQAKKYKPKYIAMLDTKAAEFLKKKLKGIKVLSGMEGLIELAVLQEADVILLSVVGAVGMVPLLSAIRKGKTIALANKEALIIAGELIKKEVKKYGATILPVDSEHNAVFQAMQGNKKEYIKKLIITASGGPLKNTPFENFKKISVEQALAHPTWKMGRKITIDSSTLMNKGLEVIEAHYLFDIPFEKIEVVIHPQSIVHSLVEYIDGSVMAQLSNPDMKLPIMYALTYPERRQGIVKPLNLAQAGRLEFYPVDFTKFKAFSIALKAGKAGGTMPACMNAANETAVHAFLEKRITFDRITDIVEKTVLLHKNIKNPNLEQILKTDLLSRQAAEEIING; via the coding sequence TTGAAAAAAATAGCAATTCTGGGTTCCACAGGCTCCATAGGAAAATCCGCGCTTGAACTGTTTGACGGGCCGCTGTCAGATTATAAAGTAATTGCCCTGTCAGCCAATGATAACGCGCGGGAAATGTTAAAACAGGCAAAAAAATATAAGCCTAAATATATTGCCATGCTTGATACAAAGGCCGCGGAATTTTTAAAAAAGAAACTTAAAGGTATTAAGGTTTTATCCGGCATGGAAGGGCTTATTGAACTTGCGGTATTACAAGAAGCTGACGTAATTTTATTATCTGTTGTCGGCGCCGTGGGAATGGTTCCCCTTTTATCCGCCATAAGAAAAGGCAAGACAATCGCCCTTGCAAACAAAGAAGCCCTGATAATAGCCGGTGAACTTATAAAAAAAGAGGTAAAAAAATACGGCGCCACCATACTTCCGGTTGACAGCGAGCATAACGCTGTTTTCCAGGCAATGCAGGGAAATAAAAAAGAATACATAAAAAAGCTTATCATTACCGCGTCAGGAGGCCCTTTAAAAAATACGCCGTTTGAAAACTTTAAAAAAATATCAGTGGAACAGGCGCTGGCACATCCAACCTGGAAGATGGGAAGAAAGATAACCATTGATTCTTCCACGTTAATGAACAAGGGGCTGGAAGTGATTGAAGCGCACTACCTGTTTGATATTCCTTTTGAAAAAATAGAAGTGGTGATACACCCGCAGTCCATAGTGCATTCGCTTGTGGAATACATAGACGGTTCTGTAATGGCGCAGCTTTCAAATCCGGACATGAAACTTCCTATCATGTACGCCTTAACATATCCGGAAAGAAGGCAGGGTATTGTAAAACCGTTAAATCTTGCGCAGGCGGGCAGGCTTGAATTTTACCCGGTGGATTTTACAAAGTTTAAGGCTTTTTCAATCGCGTTAAAAGCCGGAAAAGCCGGCGGTACAATGCCGGCGTGCATGAATGCAGCAAACGAAACAGCCGTACACGCGTTTCTGGAAAAACGCATTACCTTTGACAGAATCACTGACATAGTTGAAAAAACGGTTTTATTGCATAAAAACATAAAAAATCCAAATCTGGAACAGATATTAAAAACTGACCTGCTTTCAAGGCAGGCGGCAGAGGAGATTATAAATGGTTGA
- the rseP gene encoding RIP metalloprotease RseP, translating to MVEVLYIVVALGITVLVHELGHFVAAKAQGIKVEKFSIGWGPPIVSFKKGDTEYMISWLFFLGGFVKLEGEHPEEAHPENENAFLNQPVPKKLLVAVSGVFMNYVFAVFLIWVVLMAGTDVLKPQVGEIKDGYPAAAAGIKTGDLVTEINGKKVKYWEDLSEGIKEAGEKEMTIKLTRAGKEETVKVIPKIEESVTILNEKEKRPFIGISPLAETMYIDSFEKGYPAETSGLKKGDKLISVNGNKTEYWEDFKAQMQNTKGKDTIIEAERNGAIMRFKITPKEQKNENEIKYIAGIVPAYNAIKERYNPIIAFGKAVDKTWELTSLTVKSIYRMITRKMAADVAGPIGVMEISYKVAKTGIINLLMLFAIININLAIVNFLPVLPLDGGLALIFTIEGITKKPVSLRVQEALMQLGWFLLIALLVFVTYKDIVRLFFKV from the coding sequence ATGGTTGAAGTATTGTATATAGTAGTTGCCCTTGGCATAACGGTTCTTGTACACGAACTTGGTCATTTTGTGGCGGCAAAAGCACAGGGAATAAAGGTTGAAAAGTTTTCCATCGGCTGGGGGCCGCCTATTGTGTCTTTTAAAAAAGGGGACACTGAATACATGATTTCCTGGCTTTTTTTCCTTGGCGGATTTGTAAAACTTGAAGGGGAACACCCCGAAGAAGCGCATCCGGAAAATGAAAATGCTTTTTTAAACCAGCCGGTTCCAAAAAAACTGCTTGTTGCGGTATCCGGGGTTTTCATGAACTATGTTTTTGCCGTATTTCTAATATGGGTAGTTTTAATGGCTGGCACTGATGTTTTAAAACCGCAGGTTGGAGAAATTAAAGACGGGTATCCTGCTGCTGCGGCGGGTATTAAAACAGGCGACCTGGTAACAGAAATAAACGGTAAAAAAGTAAAATACTGGGAAGATTTATCAGAAGGCATAAAAGAAGCCGGCGAAAAAGAAATGACAATTAAATTAACGCGTGCGGGTAAGGAAGAAACGGTTAAAGTAATTCCAAAGATAGAAGAATCCGTAACCATTCTTAACGAAAAAGAAAAGAGGCCATTTATAGGCATAAGCCCGCTTGCGGAAACAATGTATATTGACAGTTTTGAAAAGGGTTATCCCGCGGAAACGTCCGGCTTAAAAAAAGGCGATAAACTTATTTCAGTAAACGGAAATAAGACGGAATACTGGGAAGATTTTAAAGCGCAAATGCAGAACACAAAAGGTAAAGACACTATAATTGAAGCGGAAAGAAACGGCGCCATTATGAGGTTCAAAATTACGCCGAAAGAACAAAAAAATGAAAATGAAATTAAGTATATTGCGGGAATAGTTCCGGCCTATAATGCGATAAAAGAAAGGTACAATCCGATAATTGCTTTTGGCAAGGCTGTTGATAAAACATGGGAACTGACTTCGCTTACTGTCAAATCCATATACAGGATGATAACAAGAAAAATGGCGGCTGATGTGGCAGGGCCTATCGGTGTCATGGAAATATCATACAAAGTGGCCAAAACCGGGATAATAAACCTGCTTATGCTTTTTGCTATTATAAATATTAATTTAGCTATTGTGAACTTTCTGCCTGTACTGCCGCTGGACGGCGGCCTTGCGCTGATATTTACAATTGAGGGCATAACAAAAAAACCGGTATCTTTAAGGGTACAGGAAGCTTTAATGCAGCTTGGCTGGTTTTTATTAATCGCCCTGCTTGTGTTTGTCACGTATAAGGATATCGTAAGGCTGTTTTTCAAAGTGTAG
- the ispG gene encoding flavodoxin-dependent (E)-4-hydroxy-3-methylbut-2-enyl-diphosphate synthase yields the protein MHKTKTVIIGGLKTGGGAPVRVQSMTNTKTTDIKGTIGQIKRLEKAGCELVRCSVPDHESALALKQIKRKINIPLIADIHFDYKLAIEAMENGADKIRINPGNIGSEEKVIAVINAAKKYKTAIRIGVNSGSLQKNVKYTLKNKSNNADANTMTASLMEHIETFEKHDFNSIVVSLKASDVMTTVEAYKLFSKERDYPLHIGITEAGTEISGMIKSAEGLGILLYEGLGDTMRVSLTAEPELEVYAAYRMLSNLGIRRYGVEIISCPTCARTEINVIKLAKDVEKMTMYIPKPLKVAVMGCSVNGPGEAAHADIGVSGGKKIGIITVKGKIIKRVPKKDLLKEFNKELMKFIK from the coding sequence ATGCATAAAACAAAAACAGTTATAATCGGCGGTTTAAAAACAGGCGGCGGCGCGCCTGTGCGCGTGCAGTCCATGACCAACACAAAAACAACAGACATAAAGGGTACAATAGGACAGATAAAAAGGCTTGAAAAAGCCGGGTGTGAACTTGTCCGCTGTTCCGTTCCTGACCATGAATCCGCGCTGGCGTTAAAACAGATAAAAAGGAAAATAAATATTCCGCTTATAGCCGACATCCACTTTGATTACAAACTTGCCATAGAGGCAATGGAAAACGGCGCGGACAAGATAAGGATAAATCCGGGCAATATAGGAAGTGAAGAAAAGGTAATAGCTGTTATAAACGCCGCCAAAAAATATAAAACCGCGATACGTATCGGTGTTAATTCGGGATCGCTTCAGAAAAACGTAAAATACACGCTTAAGAATAAAAGTAATAACGCTGACGCCAATACAATGACAGCCAGCCTTATGGAACACATTGAAACCTTTGAAAAACATGATTTTAACAGTATTGTTGTATCTTTGAAAGCGTCAGATGTAATGACCACAGTGGAAGCGTACAAACTATTTTCCAAAGAGCGCGATTACCCGCTGCATATAGGGATTACAGAGGCGGGCACGGAAATATCGGGCATGATAAAATCCGCTGAAGGGCTTGGCATACTTTTATATGAAGGCCTTGGCGATACAATGAGAGTATCATTAACGGCAGAGCCGGAGCTTGAAGTTTACGCCGCGTACAGAATGCTTTCCAACCTTGGTATACGCAGATACGGCGTTGAAATAATATCGTGCCCCACATGCGCAAGGACGGAAATTAACGTAATAAAACTTGCCAAAGACGTGGAAAAAATGACAATGTACATTCCAAAACCCCTTAAAGTGGCGGTAATGGGATGCTCTGTTAACGGCCCCGGCGAAGCCGCGCACGCGGATATAGGCGTGTCCGGGGGAAAAAAAATAGGGATTATAACGGTTAAAGGCAAAATTATAAAACGCGTCCCTAAAAAAGACCTTTTAAAAGAGTTTAATAAAGAACTGATGAAGTTTATAAAATAA
- a CDS encoding retroviral-like aspartic protease family protein — MFSITKPFRLLAQGQIPRPWLEIELKNPDTNKAISVVALIDTGADECAMPQDLAEILGHNLRKGKPKTIRTGSGISTAYSHTVNIKIDGLIISNVLIDFMPGLHTPLLGVKSFLSEFILTVNYPRKTFTLLKS, encoded by the coding sequence ATGTTCAGCATAACTAAACCTTTTAGACTGCTGGCACAGGGCCAGATTCCAAGGCCCTGGCTGGAAATTGAATTAAAAAATCCGGATACAAATAAGGCAATTTCTGTTGTTGCTCTTATTGATACAGGTGCTGATGAATGCGCAATGCCGCAGGATTTGGCAGAAATACTTGGGCACAATTTAAGAAAAGGAAAGCCGAAAACTATCAGGACGGGAAGCGGTATTTCAACCGCTTATTCTCATACAGTTAATATTAAAATAGACGGGCTTATTATATCAAACGTACTCATAGATTTTATGCCTGGCCTGCATACCCCTCTTTTAGGGGTGAAAAGTTTTCTTTCGGAATTTATCTTAACCGTAAACTATCCGCGAAAAACATTTACGCTTTTAAAAAGTTAA
- a CDS encoding proline--tRNA ligase, whose protein sequence is MRFSNALINTLRETPKEAETVAHKFMLRACMIKKLGAGIYDWMPLGFKSLQKVINIIREEMNKAGAQEVLLPVLSPAELWKETGRWNVYGKELMRIKDRHDNEFALGPTHEEVITDLVRREVNSYKQLPINLYQIQGKFRDEIRPRFGVMRSREFLMKDAYSFDRDEEGAMKSYKNMFETYVKICKRIGFKFRAVEADSGAIGGNLSSEFMVLAETGEDTIIYCENCEYAANMEKAAFKKDAPKDTSEEPLTKVHTPNIRTVEELAAFLGKKPEETAKTILYIVDGKKMAGAVIRGDREINEVKLKNALGAAELRLATPEEILEKTGAPVGFAGPINLREKGVRLAVDETAAYLKNTVTGGNENDYHYTGVNRGRDYQENFIADFAAAKKGDSCPKCGGVLNEQKGIEMGHVFFLGNKYSKSMKATFLDESGKSKEMVMGCYGIGVSRVVAASIEQNNDENGIIWPMAIAPYEVNIVVVNAKYKEGMDYCETLYKQLKEAGVDVIMDDRDISPGVKFKDADLIGFPLRIVVGEKNFVTGQVEMSLRRDPKNRVMLDKGAAFEEIINIINKEKSVNI, encoded by the coding sequence ATGAGATTCAGTAATGCTCTGATAAACACTCTTCGCGAGACGCCCAAAGAGGCGGAAACAGTCGCGCATAAATTCATGCTGCGCGCTTGCATGATAAAAAAACTTGGGGCGGGCATATATGACTGGATGCCGCTGGGGTTCAAATCGCTCCAGAAAGTAATAAATATAATAAGGGAAGAGATGAACAAAGCGGGCGCGCAGGAAGTTTTATTGCCTGTGTTGTCCCCTGCCGAACTGTGGAAAGAGACAGGCCGCTGGAATGTTTACGGGAAAGAACTTATGAGAATAAAGGACAGGCACGATAACGAATTCGCGCTTGGGCCCACTCATGAAGAAGTTATAACCGACCTTGTAAGAAGGGAAGTAAACTCTTACAAACAGCTTCCGATAAACCTTTACCAGATACAGGGAAAGTTCCGCGATGAAATAAGGCCGCGTTTTGGCGTTATGCGTTCAAGGGAATTTTTGATGAAGGACGCTTATTCATTTGACCGCGATGAAGAAGGTGCGATGAAGAGTTATAAAAACATGTTTGAAACTTACGTTAAGATCTGTAAGAGAATCGGTTTTAAATTCCGCGCTGTTGAAGCGGATTCCGGCGCCATAGGCGGCAATTTATCATCGGAATTTATGGTACTGGCTGAAACAGGTGAAGACACAATAATTTACTGCGAAAATTGTGAATACGCGGCGAATATGGAAAAGGCGGCTTTCAAAAAAGACGCGCCAAAAGATACCTCTGAAGAACCGCTTACCAAAGTCCACACCCCCAATATCAGGACAGTGGAAGAACTTGCGGCATTTTTGGGGAAAAAGCCTGAAGAGACAGCAAAGACAATCCTTTACATAGTTGACGGTAAAAAAATGGCGGGAGCTGTTATCAGGGGCGACAGGGAAATTAACGAAGTTAAATTAAAAAATGCCCTTGGCGCGGCAGAGCTGCGCCTTGCCACACCTGAAGAAATACTTGAAAAAACCGGCGCGCCTGTCGGGTTTGCGGGGCCTATTAATTTAAGGGAAAAGGGAGTTAGGCTGGCAGTGGATGAAACAGCTGCATATTTAAAGAATACAGTCACCGGCGGAAATGAGAATGACTACCATTACACAGGGGTTAACCGCGGCAGGGATTATCAGGAAAACTTTATTGCGGATTTTGCGGCCGCTAAAAAAGGGGACAGCTGCCCCAAGTGCGGCGGGGTGTTAAACGAACAGAAAGGCATAGAAATGGGGCATGTGTTCTTCCTGGGTAATAAATATTCCAAATCCATGAAAGCCACATTTCTTGATGAATCAGGAAAATCAAAGGAAATGGTAATGGGCTGCTATGGAATAGGCGTTTCAAGGGTGGTGGCCGCCTCTATAGAACAGAACAATGACGAGAACGGCATAATATGGCCCATGGCAATAGCGCCGTATGAAGTGAATATTGTCGTGGTTAACGCAAAATATAAGGAAGGCATGGATTATTGTGAAACTCTGTATAAGCAGCTTAAAGAAGCCGGCGTGGATGTCATAATGGACGACCGCGACATTTCTCCCGGCGTAAAATTTAAAGACGCCGACCTTATCGGTTTTCCATTAAGAATAGTGGTGGGCGAAAAGAATTTTGTTACCGGGCAGGTGGAAATGTCTTTAAGGCGTGACCCCAAGAACCGGGTTATGCTGGACAAGGGCGCGGCCTTTGAGGAAATAATAAATATAATAAATAAGGAAAAAAGCGTAAATATATGA
- a CDS encoding cold-shock protein, whose translation MATGKVKWFNEKKGYGFIEQEGGKDVFVHYEAIQMDGFKNLREGEAVNFDIVEGQKGPQAANVTKA comes from the coding sequence ATGGCAACAGGAAAAGTGAAATGGTTTAACGAAAAGAAAGGGTACGGTTTCATCGAACAGGAAGGCGGAAAGGACGTATTTGTACATTACGAAGCGATTCAGATGGACGGCTTTAAGAACCTTAGAGAAGGCGAAGCAGTAAATTTTGACATCGTAGAAGGACAGAAAGGGCCACAGGCCGCAAACGTAACAAAGGCCTAA
- a CDS encoding Rrf2 family transcriptional regulator has product MKIINKDTDYAVRALMVLAGNGGSYVSAKTISKAQNIPYPFLRRLLKPLIKNKVIESKEGAEGGVRLLLHPGKIRVIDLIKIYHKGFEMSECMFRGKPCCNRPTCVLRREIVKIEKLVTGRFEKMTIKSLLQNKN; this is encoded by the coding sequence ATGAAAATTATAAATAAGGACACTGATTACGCGGTAAGGGCGTTGATGGTGCTTGCGGGTAACGGCGGTTCTTACGTGTCGGCAAAAACAATCTCTAAAGCACAAAATATACCATATCCGTTTTTGAGAAGGCTTTTAAAGCCTTTGATTAAAAACAAAGTGATTGAATCAAAAGAAGGCGCTGAAGGCGGGGTAAGGCTTCTTTTACACCCCGGCAAAATAAGAGTGATTGACCTGATAAAAATATACCACAAGGGATTTGAAATGTCCGAATGTATGTTCCGTGGAAAACCCTGCTGCAACCGGCCTACGTGCGTGTTAAGGCGTGAAATAGTTAAAATAGAAAAACTTGTGACGGGCCGTTTTGAAAAAATGACAATAAAATCTCTGCTGCAAAATAAAAATTAA